The following are from one region of the Tenacibaculum dicentrarchi genome:
- a CDS encoding PepSY-associated TM helix domain-containing protein, whose amino-acid sequence MKNRKLNQWLWKWHFIAGLVSLPFILVLSITGAIYLFNPDVESKEVAKIQDVENLHKTPISYQQQWENAKEKLKKKPSSMVINDNPQKATEFVVGRFSHKTTVFVNQYTGEATGTFSPKDTWMYTVRKLHGELLGGKIGTKIIELIASWMVVLILTGIYIWWPFSSGIKGVFTIRFKEGKRILFRDLHAVTGFWMSLLLLLVLAGGLPWTDVFGSNFKWVQKVTNTGFPKTWSGRGLTSEVKENIKTISIEEMVAIANQQKLKGTVSIGLPKSTKSTFSVANKTFPLTAQRKLHFDQYSGELVKEHTWSDVGFLMRGRMWVMAFHQGQFGGWNWWLMFLVSLGLTLMTIAGLLSYLYRKEKGNWGVPKVSSQFKVGKLIIFILVLLGVLLPMFGISILLILLFEQVFKRIKTD is encoded by the coding sequence ATGAAAAATAGAAAACTAAATCAATGGCTTTGGAAATGGCACTTTATTGCAGGGCTAGTTTCTTTGCCTTTTATATTGGTGTTGTCTATTACTGGAGCTATTTATTTATTTAATCCAGATGTAGAAAGTAAAGAGGTTGCAAAAATTCAAGACGTTGAGAATTTGCATAAAACACCAATTTCGTATCAACAACAGTGGGAGAATGCTAAAGAAAAATTAAAAAAGAAACCAAGTTCAATGGTTATTAATGACAATCCTCAAAAAGCTACAGAATTTGTAGTTGGAAGATTCAGTCATAAAACAACAGTTTTTGTAAATCAATATACAGGTGAAGCTACAGGAACTTTTAGTCCTAAAGATACTTGGATGTACACCGTTAGAAAATTACATGGTGAGTTATTAGGAGGCAAAATAGGAACTAAAATTATTGAGTTAATTGCCAGTTGGATGGTGGTTTTAATTTTAACAGGAATCTATATTTGGTGGCCATTTTCTAGTGGAATAAAAGGTGTTTTTACAATCCGATTTAAAGAAGGAAAAAGAATTTTATTTAGAGATTTACATGCTGTTACAGGTTTTTGGATGTCTCTTTTATTATTACTTGTTTTAGCGGGTGGTTTACCTTGGACAGATGTTTTTGGAAGTAATTTTAAATGGGTTCAAAAAGTAACCAATACAGGATTTCCTAAAACATGGAGCGGACGTGGTTTAACATCCGAAGTAAAAGAAAATATAAAAACTATTTCTATTGAAGAAATGGTTGCGATTGCAAATCAGCAAAAATTAAAAGGAACTGTTAGTATTGGTTTGCCAAAATCAACAAAAAGTACTTTTAGTGTGGCTAATAAAACTTTTCCGTTAACTGCTCAAAGAAAATTACATTTCGACCAGTATTCAGGTGAATTAGTAAAGGAACATACTTGGAGTGATGTCGGTTTTTTAATGCGTGGCAGAATGTGGGTAATGGCATTTCATCAAGGGCAATTTGGTGGTTGGAATTGGTGGTTAATGTTTTTAGTTTCTTTAGGGCTAACATTAATGACTATTGCAGGTTTATTATCCTATTTATATAGGAAAGAGAAAGGAAATTGGGGAGTTCCAAAAGTCTCATCTCAATTTAAAGTTGGTAAATTAATTATTTTTATACTTGTTTTATTAGGTGTTTTACTACCTATGTTTGGTATAAGTATATTATTAATTTTGTTATTTGAACAAGTATTTAAAAGAATAAAAACCGATTAA
- a CDS encoding MbnP family protein, whose product MNKILSLVAAATLLVSVSCSNNDDELALKGKNDISVEFDHAMADGDFILGTTYTLNDEKITPDALDYIVGNFTLTNEEGKEVAVPGFYIISEGGGTKVKNLKVDLKDVPAGKYTKMKFGIGVDKKTYLNHEETYKADESGDNIDLWVAARKYGLTWSWTAGYKNLAFEGSFTSQTNKEETGYAVHLANTVLYQEITLAIEHVAVSDENAPQVHLKVDVSKTLAGKNIIKLSEQSSIMGGVKAGKVFDNLLDHMFTVDHVHNSGAHH is encoded by the coding sequence ATGAATAAAATTTTAAGTTTAGTTGCAGCAGCAACACTATTAGTATCTGTATCATGTAGTAATAATGATGATGAATTAGCATTAAAAGGAAAAAACGACATTTCAGTTGAATTTGACCATGCAATGGCCGATGGCGATTTTATATTAGGGACTACCTATACTTTAAATGATGAAAAAATAACTCCTGATGCTTTAGATTATATTGTAGGGAATTTTACATTAACTAACGAAGAAGGAAAAGAAGTAGCAGTACCAGGTTTTTATATTATTAGTGAAGGTGGCGGTACAAAAGTGAAAAATTTAAAAGTTGATTTAAAAGATGTTCCTGCTGGGAAATATACCAAAATGAAATTTGGAATCGGTGTTGATAAAAAAACATATTTAAACCACGAAGAAACGTATAAAGCAGATGAATCAGGTGATAATATTGACCTTTGGGTAGCTGCAAGAAAATACGGTTTAACTTGGAGTTGGACAGCAGGTTATAAAAATTTAGCTTTTGAAGGTTCTTTTACTTCTCAAACGAATAAAGAAGAAACAGGCTATGCTGTACACCTTGCAAACACTGTTTTATATCAAGAAATAACCTTAGCAATTGAACATGTTGCAGTATCTGATGAAAATGCACCTCAAGTACATTTAAAAGTAGATGTTTCTAAAACTTTAGCAGGAAAAAATATTATAAAATTATCAGAACAAAGTAGTATTATGGGCGGTGTAAAAGCAGGAAAAGTTTTTGACAACTTATTAGACCATATGTTCACTGTAGATCACGTGCATAATTCAGGAGCACACCATTAA
- a CDS encoding cytochrome-c peroxidase, with translation MKKTLFFFSFLLMLSCKEAEAPYVKIPLVFEKPANFPDLAYNLEANPPTEKGFELGKKLFYEGKLSSDGTISCGFCHLQANAFTHHGHQFSHGIDDQQGVRNTPPIQNAAFLKQFMADGATDNLNRFSILPITNPVEMNETIGGVLDKLKADNEYQKLFEQAFDDGEINMSNMLKALSQFMMMMVSSNSKYDKYVRNEEGGNFTAQEKQGLVSFKEKCASCHQTDLFTDDSFRNNGLAEHPILKDLGRAKVTLNEKDNFKFKVPSLRNIALTKPYMHDGRFYTLKRVLDFYSNDVQNTPNLDPILKHSDGRLGIALSEEEKENILVFLNTLTDLEFINDERFSE, from the coding sequence ATGAAAAAAACACTGTTTTTTTTTAGTTTCTTATTGATGTTATCGTGTAAAGAAGCAGAAGCACCTTATGTGAAAATTCCATTAGTTTTTGAAAAACCTGCTAATTTCCCCGACTTAGCATATAATTTAGAGGCAAACCCACCAACCGAAAAAGGTTTTGAATTGGGTAAAAAGCTATTTTATGAAGGTAAATTATCTTCGGATGGAACTATTTCATGTGGTTTTTGTCATCTGCAAGCAAATGCGTTTACACATCACGGGCATCAATTTAGCCATGGTATTGATGATCAGCAAGGGGTTCGAAATACGCCGCCTATTCAAAATGCTGCTTTTTTAAAGCAGTTTATGGCCGATGGAGCCACCGATAACCTTAATCGTTTTTCGATATTACCAATAACAAATCCTGTTGAAATGAATGAAACAATAGGAGGCGTTTTAGATAAATTAAAAGCCGATAATGAATATCAGAAATTATTTGAACAGGCTTTTGATGATGGTGAAATTAATATGTCAAATATGCTTAAAGCCTTATCGCAGTTTATGATGATGATGGTTTCTTCAAATTCTAAATATGATAAATATGTAAGAAATGAAGAAGGTGGAAATTTTACAGCTCAAGAAAAACAAGGATTAGTAAGCTTTAAAGAAAAGTGTGCTTCTTGTCATCAAACAGATTTATTTACAGACGATTCTTTTCGAAATAATGGTTTGGCGGAACATCCGATACTTAAAGATTTAGGAAGGGCTAAGGTTACTTTAAATGAAAAAGACAATTTTAAATTTAAAGTGCCAAGTTTACGAAACATCGCCTTAACAAAACCATATATGCACGACGGGCGTTTTTATACCCTAAAAAGAGTGCTTGATTTTTATAGCAATGATGTTCAAAATACGCCAAATTTAGATCCTATTTTAAAACATTCAGACGGACGCTTAGGAATTGCATTATCCGAAGAAGAAAAAGAAAATATTCTTGTCTTTTTAAACACATTAACCGATTTAGAATTTATAAACGATGAACGTTTTTCAGAATAA
- a CDS encoding DUF4296 domain-containing protein, whose translation MKNKILLVCVLILASCSTSNTMYEKPKNLIPKDSMVALLTDMYIVSSAKNIKNKFLKRDENYMYYVYQKYSIDSTRFNQSNVYYTSKPEEYTDLLKIVKSNIDSLASFYMEKRKIKDSLAKKELIPFDKKLRKGSKNLSIEKRPQRKPYLIEK comes from the coding sequence ATGAAAAATAAGATACTACTTGTTTGTGTTTTAATTTTAGCGTCTTGTAGCACAAGTAATACGATGTATGAAAAGCCTAAAAACCTGATTCCAAAAGATTCTATGGTTGCTTTATTAACCGATATGTATATTGTATCGTCGGCTAAAAATATAAAGAACAAGTTTTTAAAGCGAGATGAAAATTATATGTATTATGTTTATCAAAAATATAGTATTGACAGTACTCGTTTTAATCAAAGTAACGTATATTATACCTCTAAGCCAGAGGAATATACCGATTTACTGAAAATAGTAAAGTCGAATATAGATTCATTGGCTTCTTTTTATATGGAAAAAAGAAAAATAAAAGATTCTTTAGCTAAAAAAGAGTTGATACCTTTCGATAAAAAGTTAAGAAAAGGTTCTAAAAATTTATCAATAGAAAAAAGACCTCAAAGAAAGCCTTATTTGATTGAAAAATAA
- the tyrS gene encoding tyrosine--tRNA ligase — MNNLVEELRWRGMIHDMMPGTEEQLLKEMTAAYIGFDPTSDSLHIGSLVPIILLVHLEKAGHKPVALVGGATGMIGDPSGKSDERNLLNEEALAKNVAGIQRTLARFLNFESTAKNAPLLVNNYDWMKDFSFIEFARDVGKRITVNYMMGKESVKKRISGDTTGGMSFTEFTYQLIQGYDFYHLYKNHNCLLQMGGSDQWGNITTGTELVRRMNVGQEAKAYAMTCPLITKADGSKFGKSEGGNVWLDADKTSVYKFYQFWLNTSDEDAAKYIKIFTFLDQQTIADLIEKHQEVPHERALQKTLANAVTTFVHSQEELEKAIAASNILFGKSTADDLKSLDEQTFLDVFDGVPQAEVSKDDIQAGLSMIDALSGKTSFLKSNGDAKRALKENAVSVNKEKVKEDFLITSKDLIADKYVLLQRGKKSYFLLKVL, encoded by the coding sequence ATGAATAACTTAGTAGAAGAATTACGTTGGCGTGGAATGATTCACGACATGATGCCAGGAACTGAAGAGCAATTACTAAAAGAAATGACGGCAGCATATATTGGTTTTGATCCAACTTCTGATTCGTTACATATTGGAAGTTTAGTACCTATTATATTACTTGTTCATTTAGAAAAAGCAGGGCATAAACCCGTAGCTTTAGTAGGTGGTGCAACAGGAATGATTGGTGATCCGTCAGGAAAATCAGACGAACGTAATTTATTAAACGAAGAAGCATTAGCCAAAAATGTAGCAGGAATTCAACGAACTTTAGCACGTTTTTTAAATTTTGAAAGCACTGCTAAAAACGCTCCATTATTAGTAAATAATTATGATTGGATGAAAGATTTCTCCTTCATCGAATTTGCTAGAGATGTAGGGAAACGAATTACCGTAAACTACATGATGGGAAAAGAATCTGTTAAAAAAAGAATTTCAGGTGATACTACCGGAGGGATGAGTTTTACCGAATTTACCTACCAATTAATTCAGGGATACGATTTTTATCATTTATATAAAAACCACAACTGTTTATTACAAATGGGAGGTTCTGACCAATGGGGAAACATTACTACAGGAACGGAATTAGTTCGTAGAATGAACGTTGGACAAGAAGCAAAAGCCTACGCAATGACCTGCCCATTAATTACCAAAGCTGATGGTTCAAAATTTGGGAAATCAGAAGGCGGAAATGTATGGTTAGATGCCGATAAAACATCAGTTTATAAATTTTACCAGTTTTGGTTAAATACTTCGGATGAAGATGCGGCTAAATATATTAAGATATTTACATTTTTAGATCAGCAAACTATTGCCGATTTGATTGAAAAACATCAAGAAGTACCACACGAAAGAGCGCTTCAAAAAACATTGGCTAACGCAGTTACTACTTTTGTGCATTCGCAAGAAGAATTAGAAAAAGCTATTGCAGCGTCAAATATTTTATTTGGAAAATCAACAGCAGATGATTTAAAAAGTCTAGATGAACAAACTTTTTTAGATGTGTTTGATGGTGTGCCACAAGCCGAAGTTTCTAAAGATGATATTCAAGCAGGTTTATCAATGATTGATGCTTTATCAGGAAAAACAAGCTTTTTAAAATCGAACGGAGATGCTAAAAGAGCTTTAAAAGAAAATGCTGTTTCGGTAAATAAAGAAAAGGTAAAAGAAGATTTTTTAATTACATCAAAAGATTTAATAGCCGATAAATACGTGTTATTACAACGTGGAAAAAAGAGCTATTTTTTATTAAAAGTTCTTTAA
- a CDS encoding NAD-dependent epimerase/dehydratase family protein — MILVTGGTGLVGAHLLYHLTQKEDKIRAIYRTDEKREHVKKIFSFYTDNIEHLFSKIQWIQADITETPSLEHVFKDITQVYHCAALVSFNPKDYQKMRQVNIEGTANIVNFSIENKVKKFCFVSSIAAIGDAINSKPIDEENEWSDSDTHSGYAITKYGAEMEVWRGSQEGLEVVIVNPGVILGSGFWQEGSGKLFTQINNGFNFYTQGITGFVGVQDVVKAMLLLMKSDNKNVKNERFILVSENKSFKEILDTIADSLHKKPPTIKVSKTLSALAWRVSFLVSLLTKKKPLLTKHTARASHNISYYSSSKIEKALAFKFELISSQIAKISKTF; from the coding sequence ATGATTTTAGTTACAGGAGGAACAGGCTTAGTAGGCGCACATTTATTATATCATCTAACTCAAAAAGAGGATAAGATTCGGGCAATTTATAGAACCGATGAAAAACGAGAACATGTAAAAAAAATATTTTCTTTTTATACTGATAATATTGAACATCTTTTTTCTAAAATACAATGGATTCAAGCAGATATTACCGAAACCCCTTCATTAGAACACGTTTTTAAAGATATTACACAAGTATATCATTGTGCCGCATTGGTTTCTTTTAATCCGAAAGATTACCAAAAAATGCGTCAAGTAAATATTGAAGGAACCGCAAATATTGTTAATTTTTCTATTGAAAATAAGGTTAAAAAATTCTGTTTTGTAAGCTCAATCGCTGCAATTGGCGATGCCATAAACTCCAAACCAATCGATGAAGAAAATGAATGGTCAGATAGCGATACGCACAGCGGATATGCCATTACAAAATATGGCGCAGAAATGGAAGTTTGGCGAGGCAGTCAAGAAGGTTTAGAGGTTGTAATTGTAAACCCAGGCGTTATTTTAGGAAGCGGTTTTTGGCAAGAAGGATCTGGTAAATTATTTACCCAAATAAACAATGGTTTTAATTTTTATACCCAAGGAATTACAGGTTTTGTAGGCGTGCAAGACGTAGTAAAAGCCATGCTTTTATTAATGAAATCAGACAATAAAAATGTTAAAAACGAACGGTTTATTTTGGTTTCAGAAAACAAATCGTTTAAAGAAATTTTAGATACAATTGCCGATAGTTTACATAAAAAACCTCCTACAATAAAGGTATCAAAAACCCTAAGCGCATTGGCTTGGCGGGTTAGTTTCTTGGTGTCGTTACTAACAAAAAAGAAGCCGTTGCTAACTAAACATACAGCGCGGGCTTCTCATAATATATCGTACTATTCTTCTTCTAAAATAGAAAAAGCACTAGCCTTTAAATTTGAACTAATTAGTTCGCAAATTGCTAAAATTAGCAAAACGTTTTAA
- a CDS encoding dihydroorotase, which yields MKSYLIKNAKIVNENKVFKGDVLIEGNYIKEISTQINTTSAIQVIDAQGKYLIPGMIDDQVHFREPGLTHKANIGTESKAAIAGGITSFIEMPNTVPQATTQELLESKFQRAAETSYANYSFMFGGTNDNLDELLKTNPKNVAGIKLFLGSSTGNMLVDNEETLEKIFSSTDMLISVHCEDEATIRKNTAEYVAKYGDDIPLKYHPIIRSEQACYLSSSKAIELAKKTGARLHVFHLSTAKETHLFRNDIPLEEKKITAEVCVHHLWFTDKDYDQKGTHIKWNPAVKTQADKDELWKALLDDRIDVIATDHAPHTLEEKDNVYTKAPSGGPLVQHAVTAIFEKVKEGVLPIEKAVEKMCHNPAKLFRVEKRGFIKEGYFADIVLVDTNQKWTVSKDNILYKCGWAPFEGTEFSSKITHTFVNGNLMYENGVFDENIKGKRLEFKLL from the coding sequence ATGAAATCATACTTAATTAAAAATGCAAAAATCGTTAATGAAAACAAGGTTTTTAAAGGCGATGTTTTAATCGAAGGAAATTATATCAAAGAAATTTCAACTCAAATAAATACAACTTCAGCTATTCAAGTGATCGATGCTCAGGGGAAGTATTTAATTCCTGGAATGATTGATGACCAAGTGCATTTTCGTGAACCAGGTTTAACGCATAAAGCAAATATTGGTACCGAAAGTAAAGCCGCTATTGCTGGTGGAATTACCTCATTTATTGAAATGCCAAACACCGTTCCGCAAGCAACAACGCAAGAATTATTAGAAAGTAAATTTCAAAGAGCTGCCGAAACATCGTATGCAAACTATTCGTTTATGTTTGGTGGAACAAACGATAATTTAGACGAATTATTAAAAACAAATCCTAAAAATGTAGCGGGAATTAAGTTGTTTTTAGGTTCATCAACAGGAAATATGTTGGTTGATAATGAAGAAACTTTAGAAAAAATATTCTCTTCTACCGATATGCTAATTTCGGTTCATTGCGAAGATGAAGCAACTATCAGAAAAAATACAGCAGAATATGTGGCTAAATATGGCGATGATATTCCGTTAAAATATCACCCAATTATCAGAAGTGAACAGGCGTGTTATTTATCTTCATCAAAAGCCATCGAATTAGCTAAAAAAACAGGAGCAAGGTTACATGTTTTTCATTTATCAACAGCAAAAGAAACGCATCTTTTTAGAAACGATATTCCGTTAGAAGAAAAGAAAATTACCGCCGAAGTTTGTGTGCATCATTTATGGTTTACCGACAAAGACTATGACCAAAAAGGAACACATATTAAATGGAATCCTGCGGTAAAAACTCAAGCAGATAAAGATGAATTATGGAAAGCTTTATTAGATGATAGAATCGATGTAATTGCTACCGATCATGCACCACATACTTTAGAAGAAAAAGACAATGTGTACACCAAAGCGCCAAGTGGAGGACCATTAGTACAGCATGCTGTTACAGCAATTTTTGAAAAAGTAAAAGAAGGTGTTTTACCAATTGAAAAAGCGGTTGAAAAAATGTGTCATAACCCTGCGAAATTATTTAGAGTAGAAAAACGTGGGTTTATAAAAGAAGGTTATTTTGCCGATATAGTTTTGGTAGATACCAATCAAAAATGGACGGTTTCGAAAGATAATATTTTATATAAATGCGGTTGGGCTCCTTTTGAAGGGACTGAGTTTTCAAGTAAAATTACTCATACTTTTGTAAACGGTAATTTAATGTATGAAAATGGTGTTTTTGATGAAAATATCAAAGGAAAACGTTTAGAATTTAAACTTTTATAA
- a CDS encoding formylglycine-generating enzyme family protein, which translates to MNIVLKIVAVTAILFTSCSEENTGKEQPKIDSVLVEGGSFLMGRKKDDNKPVENWELDEFPEHKVSVATFYMGTYEVTNAQYAAFLNEKGNQIEGQDNQGNATTWLNIERKECQIEQIDGTFKVKEGAEKLPVVVVTWYGSRAYSDWVGGRLPTEAEWEYAAKGGAKTNDYLYAGSNNLDEVAWFRDNSKVDAHPVGQKTPNELGIYDMSGNVTEWCQDKWYNQGYIGTPTDGSAMLGGEDDNRIIRGGNFHFGEHLCQVFSRLGYPRSASGSLSGFRVAYDKK; encoded by the coding sequence ATGAACATAGTTTTAAAAATAGTTGCCGTTACAGCAATTTTATTTACTTCTTGTAGTGAAGAAAATACAGGTAAAGAGCAACCAAAAATAGACAGCGTTTTAGTGGAAGGTGGTTCTTTTTTAATGGGCCGTAAAAAAGACGATAACAAACCTGTAGAGAACTGGGAATTAGATGAATTTCCTGAACATAAAGTTTCCGTTGCTACCTTTTATATGGGTACATATGAGGTAACAAATGCCCAATATGCTGCTTTTTTGAACGAGAAAGGAAATCAAATAGAAGGACAAGATAATCAAGGAAACGCTACAACCTGGTTAAATATTGAACGAAAAGAATGCCAAATAGAACAGATAGATGGCACATTTAAAGTAAAAGAAGGTGCTGAAAAACTACCTGTTGTCGTAGTTACTTGGTATGGCTCACGTGCTTATTCTGATTGGGTTGGCGGAAGGCTTCCAACAGAGGCAGAATGGGAATATGCCGCAAAAGGTGGTGCTAAAACAAATGACTATTTATATGCAGGAAGTAACAATTTAGATGAAGTAGCTTGGTTTCGTGATAACTCGAAAGTTGATGCACATCCCGTAGGGCAAAAAACCCCAAACGAATTGGGTATCTATGATATGAGCGGAAATGTAACCGAATGGTGTCAAGACAAATGGTACAATCAAGGATACATTGGTACGCCAACAGATGGTAGTGCTATGTTAGGCGGAGAAGATGATAATCGTATTATCCGTGGTGGAAATTTTCATTTTGGAGAGCATCTTTGTCAAGTATTTTCACGTCTTGGTTATCCACGTTCTGCGAGTGGTAGTTTAAGCGGATTTCGTGTAGCATACGATAAAAAATAA
- a CDS encoding TonB-dependent receptor, with protein MKKILLILVIAFLMPISKNFAQQHQQKIYKGKIIDKNNNPIVGASVISINNKNIGTASDLNGDFSIKLTSLKNQKNVKVKITTVGYQTKIVTLLNKLNTIQLEEDLESLEEVIVSASREAQKRKDVPASIGLVSEKDIEESKAFGIEQLVNQVPGVYMSTSMAASNEQHMMAIRTPISTKSLFLYLEDGLPIRPVAVFNHNALLEMNSTAFGRVEVVKGPASSIYGSEAIGGSINFITKNPRKEFGGSFAMEANTLGLQKVQAEVSTTALDKHGFYVGVHKVRRVNGLLEHSDYEKFAITFKNVNDFSETLRWTNTVSFIDFRSDMGSSSLSEENYLAGKYKSNHTFAEREATALRFRTTLDKTWNDSNKTSFNFIYRNNEMNQIPSYRMSTRSNFGEINSNKFTSAVALVQHKLDFNFADASLIVGGTVDYSPQDYYAKKIKVNYDKTTKKFTDYQQTELYKMFYQADILNYAGYAQFEISPLENLKVTAAVRYDGFNYDYDNKDEGKSGVKDQKVSYNNVSPKIGMNFNVTNNIGFYSNYSKGFTPPQVGSLFRNSGVDEVVYALKPANFDNYEVGGYVAINSDIKLDVTAYRLDGKNRLVTTSDASGNYLKQNAGKTRSQGIELGVNWKILNNLTFDYNASYATHKYLEFYKAVKDKKTKAYSKIDHSNTDMPTAPNYIASMSLKYTPIDNLLVTLQHEQIGAYNTSLENEAVIAKDAAGNKIMGTSTYDGHQIFNLKANYTYKKFDIWAQGLNIFDTLYSTRASYRYGSTKYGVGAPRAFHFGVKYNF; from the coding sequence ATGAAAAAAATATTACTAATTCTAGTAATAGCATTTCTTATGCCTATTTCTAAGAATTTTGCACAACAACATCAGCAAAAAATATATAAGGGAAAAATTATTGATAAAAATAATAATCCAATAGTTGGAGCGTCTGTTATTTCAATAAATAATAAAAATATAGGAACTGCCTCGGATTTAAATGGAGATTTTTCTATTAAATTAACAAGCTTAAAAAATCAGAAAAATGTAAAAGTAAAAATTACAACAGTTGGGTATCAAACAAAAATTGTAACACTTTTAAATAAGTTAAACACAATTCAATTAGAAGAAGATTTAGAAAGTTTAGAAGAAGTTATTGTTTCGGCTTCTCGTGAAGCTCAAAAAAGAAAAGATGTTCCTGCATCAATTGGTTTGGTTAGTGAAAAAGATATTGAGGAGTCTAAAGCTTTTGGAATAGAACAGTTAGTAAATCAAGTTCCAGGAGTGTACATGAGTACTTCAATGGCGGCAAGTAACGAGCAACATATGATGGCAATTCGTACGCCAATATCAACAAAATCATTGTTTTTATACTTAGAAGATGGCTTGCCAATCCGTCCTGTTGCGGTGTTTAATCATAATGCGTTGTTGGAAATGAACAGCACTGCTTTTGGTAGGGTTGAAGTGGTAAAAGGACCTGCATCGAGTATTTACGGAAGTGAAGCAATTGGAGGAAGTATTAATTTTATCACCAAAAATCCTAGAAAAGAATTTGGCGGTTCGTTTGCGATGGAAGCCAATACTTTGGGCTTACAAAAAGTACAAGCAGAAGTATCTACAACGGCTTTAGACAAGCATGGTTTTTATGTAGGAGTTCATAAGGTGCGCCGTGTAAATGGTTTGCTTGAACATTCCGATTATGAAAAATTTGCCATTACTTTTAAAAATGTAAATGATTTTTCTGAAACCTTACGTTGGACAAATACTGTTTCGTTTATCGATTTTCGTTCTGATATGGGGTCAAGCTCTTTATCCGAAGAAAATTATTTGGCAGGAAAATATAAGAGTAATCATACGTTTGCTGAAAGAGAAGCAACGGCATTGCGTTTTCGTACGACTTTAGATAAAACATGGAATGACAGCAATAAAACGTCTTTTAATTTTATCTACAGAAATAATGAAATGAATCAAATTCCTTCTTACAGAATGTCAACAAGAAGTAATTTTGGTGAAATTAATTCGAATAAATTTACCAGTGCAGTAGCGTTGGTTCAACATAAATTAGATTTTAATTTTGCAGATGCTTCTTTAATTGTGGGAGGTACGGTTGATTATTCGCCACAAGATTATTATGCGAAAAAAATAAAGGTGAATTATGATAAAACAACCAAGAAATTTACTGATTATCAGCAAACAGAGCTATATAAAATGTTTTATCAGGCTGATATTTTAAATTATGCAGGATATGCACAGTTTGAAATTTCGCCGCTAGAAAACTTAAAGGTAACTGCTGCGGTGCGTTATGATGGTTTTAACTATGATTACGATAATAAAGATGAAGGAAAATCGGGTGTAAAAGACCAGAAAGTAAGTTATAATAATGTATCTCCTAAAATAGGAATGAATTTTAATGTTACCAACAATATTGGTTTTTATTCAAATTATTCAAAAGGATTTACACCGCCACAAGTAGGGTCGTTGTTTAGAAATAGTGGTGTTGATGAGGTAGTTTATGCCCTAAAACCTGCCAATTTTGATAATTATGAAGTTGGAGGATATGTAGCTATAAATTCTGATATAAAATTAGATGTTACCGCCTACAGATTAGATGGTAAAAACAGGCTGGTTACCACTTCGGATGCTAGTGGAAATTATTTAAAGCAAAACGCAGGAAAAACGCGTTCGCAAGGAATTGAGTTAGGGGTTAATTGGAAAATTTTAAACAATTTAACTTTCGATTATAATGCAAGTTACGCTACACATAAATATCTGGAGTTTTACAAGGCTGTAAAAGATAAAAAAACAAAGGCATATTCAAAAATTGATCATTCAAATACCGATATGCCAACGGCACCAAATTACATTGCTTCGATGTCGTTAAAATACACGCCAATCGATAATTTATTAGTAACACTTCAGCACGAACAAATAGGAGCGTATAATACGAGTCTTGAAAATGAAGCTGTTATAGCAAAGGATGCTGCAGGAAATAAAATAATGGGAACAAGTACTTATGACGGGCATCAGATTTTTAATTTGAAAGCAAATTATACCTACAAAAAATTTGATATTTGGGCACAGGGCTTGAATATTTTTGACACGTTATATTCAACAAGGGCTTCTTATAGATATGGAAGTACCAAATATGGTGTAGGTGCTCCAAGAGCATTTCATTTTGGAGTCAAGTACAATTTTTAA